taaaattttatttatgaaaacattaccaaatgtttttaataactATTTCACTTCCAAACAAAACCTATAAATATCTAATTCCTATACCACTAAATCTAGTGGTTTTGGACTCTTCTCCCCCGAAATAGATATGGCATAGGATGTGGACCAGCCACCCTATTGATGGGTACCATCACATTCAAATTGGTAACTACACATCTCTTTCAACTTTATGTGCTTTCAGCATCATTTGTGAGCtcattttttagaacaaatttgacaaatttcacattttgaaaatatattttatatccaattacaaaattaccaaaattagATGGAGAtcgtgtttatttatttattttgcttatttttaaataaaatttaaaactaaaccGTGCTTAATAATGTTACTTATTATATTgcttgtttttgtaatattttatttttattaagtattaatttttttttaaaaaataaacatattactttttctaagaaaaggttaaataatttatttttttctattcaatgaaaatttataataaattatgaaaaggtgaaaaaataaataatttaaagtttgaaaataaattactttaaaaaaaaaagttaaaaaagcaaACACTCTAAtagattatttgagaatttataggtttccaaatattatattttttttatttgaaaaaatttcatgtcactaaaagtatgtttgattcATCCATATTTAAAGTTAGAATGAAAactatagattcatttggaaaaaaaaaatttgattttttaaataattaagatcACGTTTAAtagcatttttatttaaagtatttttattaaaaatattttatctaaaagggtttttaaggttttttcataaatatcataagtgattttttattatttttaaaagtgtttcataaaacttattaaatatctaattttttacagAAAGACTTTTTTAACtgaaaatgctttttaaaatcattggtAAATGTATTGTAATGAATCttttttaaggaattattttccaaaacattTTCTCATCAATATATGATGGTGGGGTCTTCAATTTCGCATCcagttgttttattttaaggtgggatttgaaaaaacaaaaaacaaaaaattaataaaataaaaataaaaataaaggaaagccAAAAGATATGTATATAATTGAAGGGATGGATAATTGGGTTGAAATTCaaagtttgaaattaatttagccTAGTCATCCACCTAccttttttcacaaaataaaaattgcatttaCTCACCCCAAGTGGGAACCAAATTCTATACATTTACTCACTCCAAAACCAGAAACAACCCAAATTCAGGCCATAAAATCCCTGATCCTCCAAATAATACCATATCAGATTGGTTGTAGAAAATTATGGCCCCCACATCACTTCAatacattcttttatttcaGACTCTCCTCAATACcgtcaatcatttttttaatgttaattgattgattgattgattcatTAATTAACCTTTTTTAAGAGATGACTCCGATGGGATCATGGGAGTTCCAACTAATATTCTCTGTCTGTTCATGAAGAGTACATGAATCTTGATAACTAGGAGGCCAAATTATTACCAATGAAGTCAGGGTTTAATTAAAAGCCTGTCTTTATGTCTCTagactgtttttgaaaattacttcttgaatccaactatttttggaaataaatttagattttttcatttatttttataattttttttgagcaataattgaaaaaaaaaattgattttcatctTTGAGTttgtaaatggaaaaaaaaaattatgataaaaagcCAAAAGGGGGCATACCTAATCAAACCTTTCACCTAAAATCTTATTAGGCTGGATTAATAATAAGCCAAATTGATTTGACGTACGTTGTCGTTAACCTAGATTAGAAGTCActcaatctttaaaaaaattaagagaaaaaaaaagggaaaacagtTTTGGAATCCGATGGAATTCTGTGGCttgtttggctgctgagaatccatgaaaaaaagaGGAGATTAGTGTAGAAAGTTGGAAACTAATTTTCAGTCGCACCAAACAGCCGACTGCAGATTTTCTTTGGCACTCTGGCAAATTATATAAAAAGCTGATAAAATCCCCCAACCTCTCCACCCACCAATCCTAGAGTCATAATTGAAGATCGGTTAAGTGTAGCTAATCTGGTAGGTCATCATAACCATAAGCACAtctttgaagaaaaagaaaaaaagaaacaatttccGTTTCTTTTCATCATCACAACTATCTCAATCTGGAACTTCTGGGTTTCCCAAACTCCACCCATTTCAATCGCTGTTTGCCATAAAATTTAACTATCTTGATGGGTTTGGGTTCTGAATTCCCAGACCCCAAATCCTCTGTTTGGGAGAAAGGAAAATCTGCAAACTGGGTCTCAACCCACCAAATCTGGGGAcccaaaaatctcaaaaaaaagaaaaagaaaaaaaagaaccgAAAAATCAAGAACAACACCGGGAATTTGATCTCAAAATCCCCAAAATCACCCATATGCTTTTATCCATTTCACTGAAATGACATGTACATACACTAGACGGagactaaatatatatatatatatatatagatattatatatTGATATATTGTCCCTATGTACAAGACCAAGGCACATTTTCCATagaaacaaacagaaaaaaaaaaaaaaaaaaccctacatGAATCTGTATAAATTGTTACCATGTAATGCAGATAACAAGAAGATAAGCTCCTCATCACTCCCATCATACTCTACCTGGTTTTGTAGATGATACTTGGTAACAATCTCCTCAGGCAAAACCCGTCTTCTGCACAATGGGCATGTCGGGCAGTCTTGCTGCAACCACATATCCAAACACCCCTTATGAAATATATGCTTGCATTGAAGCTTCCTAATCTCCTCTCCATCTTCAAACTTCGATAAACACACTGCGCATTCCAGCATCTCCTGCATTATTGCGCTCCTGTACCGAATCGTTGGGCTCTTTTCTTCGATTAAATCCAGGTACTGGCTCCGCGTTATCAGCCGTTTGTCGGGGTTGCAGGCGATTCCGGTCACCGACCGGACGAGGATTACTATTTCGAGTAGGAGCAGAGTGAAAAAGACTATCGTCATGGTGTAGAGGTGGGAGAAGAATTGGGAGAGAGCAGCCATGGCTGTTATTGCTGCAGACAGGAATAGAAGTAGAAATGAAGGAAGGGTACAGCCTAGAATATAAATTaccattattatcattattattattattattattattatttaattacttaattacttaattacttaattaattaattaataattattccTATTTTTAGATTGGCTTCAAGGATTTTGATGCATTGACTTTCGAATCATGTAATTTTGGTACGACCACTCAACcaccactatttttttttccttaaaccCATAATTGtcatttaaatcaaattaatgacTTGATGttattgtaattaaaataatttacaataaattaaattaaataattttctcattgaAGCTCTAAAGTATATTCATTAtcagaaaatacaaaataaaaataattatttattcaaaaagtaattaaataattaaataattacataaatatcaataataattaaaaataaaatattctacataaaaattacatttaaagtgtctctaaaaaaatatagaaattacgttaataatatttaatttccatgCAAGAGTAAGGATTTACCTTGGTTTTGTTAGGTGTCCGTACAGATGGCCGAATTTGAAAAGAGGTTACATGGACATCCACAGAATCGGCTGTCGGAGGGCATCAGGAAGGATGTTTTCACGCGCGTTTGTAGAGTGTGGCAGACAACGTCCAGTTTAAAAGGGACGAGTAGGAGAAATCATCAGGAGGGGCAGAGGGTCGCGTGGGTTTAGAGGAGGAGGAGCAGTATTATGAGTTCTGAACAATTTAATAATATGGTGTGTCATGTGATAGACATACGTTAATGCGGTGGGGCCGCTAAGACTGACTACTTTGGGTTTCTGACACCAGAGAATTTCTACATGCTACGCCGCATCATCATCAACCTCGATGTGTATCAAATTATCACATAAAagattttacaaaaatgaaataaaaaaaatatattgaaaaaaaagaaaaaaaaaattatataagatggtaataataatatacatattttgaaaataaattttataattttaataataaaattaaaaataaaataattaaaattattttaaatataaatttttatttttaatatttcatgcGTGGAGATATAAAGGCAACACTATTCTGATGATAAGGGAGGCATTATCCAGTGACAGTGACCCTGAAATCTCGGCGACTTTGGCGAAAACTTTCTTCTTGGCTTGGCTTACATCTCCACACCAACTAAActtatcattaaataaaaataaatattgtccactaatatttaaaatgtgCGGTATTTTCGgtgtaataataaaatagttttaaatttaatggaAAATACACGTAACCTTGTCCATGGGATTAAGGTGGGGAATCCTACATGTGATGATCATCATTCAAAGAGGTTTGATCATGAGGGTGTAGGAGAGCTAAGGTGGGGCTCAGGCTATGAAAACATTTCCCCCCCGCGGAGGACATATttgtaaatttggaaatttgctTTTATGCAGGGGCAGCAGGAGGATAAGTTCATCGAACTTGCAATGATGAAGGTAGGAGCCTAGGACTTAGCCCTTATCTCCATTTTTGGCCAAAAATTTATAGGTCAGCCTATCAAAATTCCCCTAGCCCCCTAGAGAAATAGCTTTTCGGTGCTATAAATCTAtttctcaataaataaaaaattatgtgtatatatttatttatttaataattgatttttttttaggacttttattctttaattttgctgggtcaacatgaaaaaaaaaaattgtttatgggTCTATCAAGGCTTTAATGATTTCGGCGTTGAGACGTTGAATCGATCCAAGACAGACAATTTTTATTGGATTTTGAAGAggcaatttattaatttttgtataaaatatgcatatattttaCTCATAAGGgactaataaatgaaaattaggaTAATCTGACAAATGGGCAGACCAGAGCGGGGGAGAAGTCACAGTCGGTTATAATACTACAAATTTTGGGTAAGGCCGTAAGGGGCGTCATTTGAAAGGCCAGTATCGGTTTGCTCGTCTGGGTTTCTAGAACTACGACTAATTTGGATTATatgaagattttattttatttttaaaattttttatttaaaatatctaCGCCCGGTTTCAAGTCAATTCTTTGAACATTCGTATGTTTCtattgttctttgtttttttgagggaaaataatagaaaatttttcatgAAGAAAGTCATACATACCTTTGAAACATGTTTCTAactatttgaattttcaaaatttatgtaTGTGGGTGATCAACTATGTACATAAATGATGAGTTTATGCATAAATTATTATGTCGTCACTTTTTATTTGGGCCCAGGGATAAAAGTAATTGGCCTATTTCTTTTCATGCATTTTACTATTTAAGATTCTATTATTTAAACAGTTTTGATTGTCTATCTTGATTGGATGTTTAATTTGAATGTATATGACATGAATGATCGATTGAAATTGAGATGACAATGGAAAGAGATCTTGTCTCAATTCCAATCATATTCTTTGGATGTTCAATTTGAACGTATATGACATGAATGATCGATAAAAATTGGGATGACGATGGAGATCGTGTTCCTATTCCAATCTCATTATGTTTATTTAAGATAATtcgttttattaaaaaaaaattgaataggATAGGGTATACAAATTTCATATacctattataaaaaaattttattagtattactatcatatttatatattaaaaataggaaaataaaattta
Above is a genomic segment from Vitis riparia cultivar Riparia Gloire de Montpellier isolate 1030 chromosome 7, EGFV_Vit.rip_1.0, whole genome shotgun sequence containing:
- the LOC117919402 gene encoding probable E3 ubiquitin-protein ligase XERICO, whose product is MAALSQFFSHLYTMTIVFFTLLLLEIVILVRSVTGIACNPDKRLITRSQYLDLIEEKSPTIRYRSAIMQEMLECAVCLSKFEDGEEIRKLQCKHIFHKGCLDMWLQQDCPTCPLCRRRVLPEEIVTKYHLQNQVEYDGSDEELIFLLSALHGNNLYRFM